From a region of the Candidatus Cloacimonadota bacterium genome:
- a CDS encoding tetratricopeptide repeat protein, translating to KQGNTNKAIEYLERCLLIMEYPTNRNHFFLGTVCDNLGRLYFSLGHMGRAKELITRGHEITKKRLGANHPHLAINMVSLGRIHLQQNEPEQAEVWFLKALENLKGPFGKYHSRTLGVVESLRQLYADLGETEKEAFYARWLEKGQEYDETGTPQHYKF from the coding sequence AAGCAGGGAAACACGAACAAGGCCATCGAATATCTGGAAAGATGTCTCTTGATTATGGAGTATCCAACAAACCGAAACCACTTTTTTTTGGGTACAGTGTGCGACAATCTGGGAAGACTATATTTTTCTCTGGGGCACATGGGAAGGGCAAAAGAGCTCATCACGCGTGGCCACGAAATCACGAAGAAGAGATTGGGGGCAAATCATCCGCATCTGGCCATCAATATGGTAAGTCTGGGACGCATCCACCTGCAGCAGAATGAACCTGAGCAGGCAGAAGTCTGGTTTCTGAAAGCCCTCGAAAACCTCAAGGGCCCCTTTGGCAAATACCACTCCAGAACCTTGGGCGTTGTGGAATCGCTCAGACAGCTTTACGCAGACCTGGGCGAAACGGAAAAAGAAGCTTTTTACGCGCGATGGCTGGAAAAAGGACAAGAATATGATGAAACTGGTACGCCACAGCATTACAAGTTTTGA
- a CDS encoding O-acetyl-ADP-ribose deacetylase, with product MMKLVRHSITSFEGDAIVNAANKTLLGGGGVDGAIHRAAGPELLKECRSLGGCETGEAKLTMGYNLPAKYVIHTVGPVWRGGNHSEEELLASCYRRSLELAQEKGFKSIAFPNISTGVYRFPKELAARIAVQTVRSFLEKHSQIEVSFYCFDEENYNIYQELLK from the coding sequence ATGATGAAACTGGTACGCCACAGCATTACAAGTTTTGAAGGCGACGCCATCGTGAATGCCGCAAACAAAACCCTTTTAGGCGGCGGCGGAGTTGACGGTGCCATCCATCGCGCTGCCGGACCTGAACTTTTGAAGGAATGCCGCTCCCTGGGCGGATGCGAAACCGGAGAGGCAAAGCTCACCATGGGATACAATCTTCCCGCAAAATACGTTATCCACACCGTTGGACCGGTTTGGCGGGGCGGAAATCACAGCGAGGAAGAACTTTTGGCATCCTGCTACCGGCGTTCGCTGGAACTGGCACAGGAAAAAGGCTTCAAAAGCATCGCTTTTCCAAACATTTCCACCGGGGTTTACAGATTTCCCAAAGAACTGGCGGCGCGCATTGCCGTGCAAACCGTGCGCTCTTTTTTGGAAAAGCATTCCCAAATTGAAGTCAGCTTTTATTGCTTCGACGAAGAAAACTACAACATTTACCAGGAACTGTTGAAATAA